The sequence taaattttattttttgtattttgaatattGTCACAGTAACTGTTGATAATAATTACTCTTTAGTTAATTGCCACTGCCATATGGTTTTGTAGTTTCTGAGTCAAACAGATTAATATTGAGCTGTAGTGTTGTTTGAAAAATTGTTTAacgtttttatttgcagcaatCAAGTACTATCGAAGGGCAATGCAGCTTGTGCCTGACATCGAGTTCAAAATCAACTACAACCGTCCTGCTGACACCGATCGAGTTGGGGGAAACTAGTAAGACtttatttttgctgtgtgtttgtgtgtgtgtgtgtgtgtgtgtgagagggggcGGGGGGTTCTATGTTTAACTTCAGGTCTGAATTCTCAGATTGCATTTCCCCATCACACTTGACTTGATCTTTAACTGTAAGTCTGTTACCGTGTTTATGaagcaaacattttgacagTCCAGGCTAGAAGAAGCAGGATTGGTGCACAACAATTACCACAGATCCACTCTGCCCCCTTTACCTCATTtcactgtttctttttcaacttAATTGCCTCATATCTGCAGGCATTTCTgtcctgtctttcctctccctttcactGCTACTTGTTCATCAGCTTCCAGTCTCATCAGCAGAACTGGTGCAGTCTGTCTGAGTGTTTTGATGTATTTCTGGTTGAAGATGAGTGGAAAAGGTATTGAGCACATTAATGACTAACTGTGTGAGAATATGATTACAAAACTCAGgaaaattatagaaaaaaaaagtgtgtaacATAATGATCCTTTTCATTGTTGAcgaatatttgttttatttttgggacTTACATGGACTTACATGGACTTACAACCGCTAGTTGTAAGTCCATGTTTAGAGGGCAGTGGTGTGAGCTCACCGTTTCACCTGAGCACTGTTTTGTGTAGCATGGAGGAGAATGACGTTGATGGTGAGATAGAGGATCTACTTGCCTacttccagcagcagctcactcTGGAAGGCTCCCCTCCAAAGATCTGCACTCCCGTGCTGGAGACGAATCAGATGCACATTTCAGGTAGACTGCCTTCAGTCATGTTGTTAGACCAAAAGTTTGGCTCCTCACCTTGTGTTCAGTCTTCCTAatttttacctctttttttgtttgtttgtttgtttgactgcaGCCTTGCCGCCAGAAGTCCTGATGTACATATTTCGTTGGGTTGTGTCAACTGACCTGGACATGCGCGCCCTCGAGCAGCTCTCGCTAGTTAGCCGTGGGTTTTACATTTGTGCAAGGTCAGCCAACCGTcataacaaataaattattcCCAGCTTGTTTGTCTGCAGCTTGCTGTTCTCAGGTTTTGCTCTTCATGCCCTCTGTAAACTGTCTCACAAATATGCTGATTTGGGAAAGCTGAGTGAGGGAAGATAAGAACAGGGtcattaaaacctgttttttctttcaaaattattttgaaagtgcatGTCTACTTGCAGTGCGATTGATGCATCTATTAAAATCAAGCAGTAGGTCCAAGATTGTACTCTCAGGTTCGCTCATTCAAGTTTTTTGGCTTTTGATTTCCCTTAGGGACCCAGAGATCTGGCGTTCAGCCTGTTTGAGAGTGTGGGGACGAAACTGCACCAAACTTGTACCCTTCACCTCTTGGAGGCAGATGTTTCTGGAGAGGCCTCGTGTCCGCTTTGATGGTAGTCAACCATATAATACTACAGAATATTAAAATTTGAGAAACTCATTTAAAGAAAACGATTGTCTCCGCCTGTCAGTGCTGTTACATACAGTGACGCTTCAGGTGTAGTTTTGCACATTgtgattttttctttattttttaatcacaggTGTCTATATCAGCAAGACATCATACATCCGCCAAGGAGAGGAATCGCTGGATGGATTTTACAGGGCATGGCACCAGGTTGAATATTACAGGTGGATGGTTGACTCTAacttttgtgtttacttgtaaAAGGTTAAGTGTAGAGAGATCAGAGGTAaacattgttatttttgtcaaaggTACCTCCGTTTCTTCCCCGATGGCCAAGTCATGATGCTGACCACACCTGAGGAACCACTGACCATCGTTCCTCGCCTGCGCAGTAGGAACACCAGGTAaccttttattgttttctgcACTTTCAGTGTCAGTGGAAATCATAAAGCCAAAAACATGTCAGACAGCGCAGGCAAAACTGAttctgatgatgatggtttCACTTTTGTTTGAACTCACAGAATGGACTCTGTTCTGCTTGGTCACTACCGTCTGTCACAGGAGACAGACAATCAAACcaaagtttttgttgttgtctgcaagagaaaggaagaggtgAGCATGGGCTGGAGGAATAAGTGGGATAAGATGAATATATACATGTATCAAACCtataaaacctaaaaaaaaaaaaaaaaaatgcaaaaactaaAGCTCTACTTGTCATCATTTAAACTTCAGCTGCCTTTTATTTAACTATTATTAAGTTAAGTGCCTTTGTATGAacctttttcaaacaaaactacAATGATTAATCTAATTATTGGTAATTATACAATTAATGGCTCTGGTTGAAGGAACCATTTGTTTGATGAATTGACAATTCTTTGGGAAAAAGTGGGATATACAGACCgattacactgttttttttcttgttttcttttaatttatccCTGAAAATTGTTTGCCTGTTGAATGAGGATGACCgctaattaaaataaaaaaacattttgggtATTGGATACAACTTCAGCCTGATATTTAGGAAATgataagtgtttttttgtacagtatACTAAAATTGATGTTAATTTGTTACAGGAGGAAGTAGTAATATCACAGTCATGTGTTACTGAGTAACTCGTTAACCCTCGTTAACGCTTGTAACTCATTAACactctggtttaaaaaaaaaaaaaaaaagtaatactgCTGAGTGTCCAGTTTATTGCCCGGCCTGTTAACGGCATCGTTTCTGAGCAGAAGGCGGCAGAGATCCCAAGGAACCGGTTCTGCAGGCGGAACCCAGCGCCCGAGGCTGAGCACAGCTTTCACGTGGGACTGCAGTTGTCCTCTGGGGGGCGCCAGAGATTCAGCAAGCTGGCTTGGATCCACCACTCCTGCCACATCACTTACAGGTACAGGACATAGCTATCACGGCTTTGAATTGATCGCCTTAGGTCTTATTAAATAAATCTGTAAACACCTAAAGCTGAGAAGTTGTTCTTGTTGGTAGATTGGAATGGATTTTCGTAtctgttggaaatttaaaaatgcctttgtttttgttttttgtttttaaagaccAACTGGGGAAACTGTCGTCTCAGCGTTTGACCTGGACAAGATGTACACACCTTTTTTCTTTGCACGTGTGAAGAGTTACACTGCTTTCTCTGAGCGGCCCCTCTAGGCCGTCCAGAGGCATGATGCACCTGATACTACTGAAGTCCGGagaccacagcagaagttttacCAAACATGCTGACAAAAACGCATACTCTTCCGCCTCTTAGATTTGTGCTGCAGCTGAATTCTGATGTAAACGAATGAGTCTTAGTgtttcctacattttttttgtggcgATGATCACACAAGCATGTTACGTTTCAGGTTTACAATTTACAAAAtccaatttatttttctgatttcaCAAAGTATATAATAGCGTGCAAAGAGTCAACACTATTAGGGGTTGTTTTCACCTGCTCCCAGCAATGAATGTTCAGAACTATTTTTGTTTCTCGGTGCGCTTTCTCCCTCAAATAAATGGTGGTGGACAGAAtgttgttttacatgttttgattgacttttttttttttttttttttttttaaagcttgatGTTCTGTCTTATTTGAACTAAATCTAGGAAACATCCAGCACATGACGAAGCATCAATAATATGCAGCAGAACATATGAATATCAGTAACTGGCAATCACTGGGTTTATGTAAGTAATGTGTAACCAAGAACAGTAGATTTTGCAAGGtacttccctctttttttttcttttttttttttactgctaaCAATTACTAACGGCCAAAGcagaagaaataaaacacactcGGGGAAATTAGAGATCCTATTGCACAACCTCAGTCAAAAGACATTGCAGATATGATTTCATAATTCTAAATCACTTGTCTTGCTAAGGGCACATATGAGTATAATCCACGTATTACATTTTCCAGGAATTGGGTACTGACAGATCAAACAGGAtttgcagggggaaaaaataacttACTGTAATGTGAAAGTTGTATTGGATTAAGCTAAAATGATTTTTGGCATGTTGATGTTAAACTAGATGCTCTTGCAATATTATTCCACCCAAAATGTACGATCTGTTGCAAGTAACCAGCATAAATGATGGGCCTAAATGAGTGCAGCCACAAATTTGAGATAAAGGCTACTAGATAAATTTCTCACAAAGTCCATTGGCTGTGTCCTTGCgctcatgttgataaattaatGACAATAGTGGGGATAAATTGTAAATGAGCTTTTAAGCTAGAAACAAGTTGACGTAAGATGACGTGAGATGAGTAAACACATCATCTCTCACCCCTGATCCACTCAGAAACAAACATGtcactttattttgacagataattGTGCAGCCAATGagtgtgattttgaaaatgctgcaaTTACATGATGAGATTCAGGATCGCCCAAGTTTTACTGAAATctgatcagtttttttttttatttttatttttttggaagaGGTATTGCATGTGATGGATAAGGATTGATGCACAGTTCCTCATGATAAACATGCCATCATACCTGGTATGTCTGGTACACCTGCAGTATAGAGGAGAGCCTCTGAAATGTCATAAATAATAGATGAGTTGAATGTGTAGGCATGGCCTGAGCAAAGATGGAGGTCAGATGCTCTggtacatcaaaaaaaaaaaaaagatgttggaagaaaaaaaattcaaatgctaTTTGATTTAATCAACTTAAGCACTAATGTCTTAGGCATCATTGATCACACTGATCATTTTCTATGACGGATTATAGGTTGGATGgatataaactttattgatcccaaaggAATCAGGCATCCAGTTGCTTATACAACATGTTCCAACTCTAATGCACCctagaaaaagaagaataaaataccagcaataaaaaaaaacataaactgagAACACACCACTGATCGTCTAGTCTTGCTCATACTAGTTGTTGAACATACCAAAAATAACGCCATATTAAACAATTTACCGTCAAGAACAGTGACTAAGAGATGAGTTCATTAATTCCATGAACATTTCAGACTAATTCATAATTTCATCAGAATCAAGCAGGCCTCCTCAAGTTAGCATAATTGCCATTAGCCTGATTAGCACTAAATTAAAAAGTGCTAACCCTTAACCTGCCTCATTAGATTCTGGTTCTCCTTCTGATGCAAGAGGTGACAGAGCTTTTCCGCTCATACTTAACAACATCTGATGCAGGTCAGTAACATGGTACATTTCATCAGCTTTAGCACTGAGATGCAGCCTGGTAGTTCAGCTGGCTGAGTGATGCTGTACTTTGCTGCAGACGTGGAGGAGAGACAGCAAATCTGAAAAGTTGGAAGGCTATAAATTTCTCAGAgtaataaaaagacaaaagctCTGGATTGGATCAGGATGCTTTAGGTTGAATTACTGAAATAATGTGTAAGGACAGTGAGTAagcagtgtcagtgtgtcagtgtataTGCACTGACAGCAGTCCAGACCTCCTAATTTGTCATATTTGTGAGGTCCTGCCTGTGTCAAACCATGTGCGATCACAAGGAGAGCTGTGCCAGGCAGACTGAGCCGAGATGAGCTGAACAACACTGATAACTGGAGGGAAACACTGGATGTGACACTCACTAACTTCGCCTAGTTATCCACATTACCTCAAAGTCATTTGAACCGTTTCAGGTCAAACGAAGCGGCGAAAGGAGCAAAAACCCATTAACAGTAATTTGGGGAATGAATGAGCAACAGCTAACGAGGCGCTGAGGAAACAAGGCACACTGTAGAGAGTGGTTGTGCTGTCCTGAGGCCCTGGGAccattatttaaataaaaaaaaaaaataaaaaaaaaaatattcatgcaCCACTTTCTCAGTCTTCACCATTACTAAGggtaaaagaaaataacaccAAGTGACTGTGCTGACAAACTATGAATCACTGAAGTCTTCTCTAAAATACCTAAGTACACTAATCCTTAGGCACTGATCTGTAATGCTGCACATCATGATAAATAAGAAGTTAGTAATTTCAAAATGTTCCAAAGCGCTAAATAGaccagtcattttatgactcaaggtcaaacaaattgcaacagaagcaaactcaactgattttgtatcctcagtatgtcctgagtgagggaaaaaaagccctgaagaatcccactgggtgAAAGTTTCATAAAAGcccaaaatatagcccattcagTCTTTAGCAATTAGCACTGCAGAGTTGAGGTTTGGAGTTGGGTCCGTGAGGCTGTTTCTGGGAGATAAGTCTCTCATGTCTCTAGACACTAGTGGTGCAGCCACAGTATAGCATTAGCATTGTTTGACCAAGGGGGACCCAGTAAAGTGCTACCCACAGCAAAATGACTGTTTGATCAAAAAAGCTATATTGTGGCACTCCCTGATCTCAGCGCAGTCACCTCCTGAAGAAAGGAGCATGTCATAACTGCTCCACTAAGGTGGTAGCAATCTTGaaaaattttttgaaatttctaagtggttaactgtcaagtgacccatggagacagctcatcccaattttTATGCTAGTATCATAAGAAGACCACTTTATATGCCCTCTGTAGTAAAACTGTGGAGTTTATACAAATTTATGCAAATAAGCTCATgttactaaacaatttcaaaaaacttgcaatacattttttatttgtcttaaggtaagtaatcaacttagcaattttcatggtgatacctaaaggttaaaatttttaccctattcacatgagaaaaaaagttaataggcatttgaatgggctatattttggtctttttttaaactttcccccagtgggattcttcagggctttttttccctcactcaggacatactgaggatacaaaatcagttgagtttgtttctgttgcaatttgtttgacattgaccccttatttggcttaaaattactggactaaaacAGGGACGAacagaaaagggaaaacaagtgaataaaacaaaggcaTCAAATTAAGACACGTTCAATAAATCAGTAAGAACCtaacaaattaattttaaattcaagataacaaaaatatacaaataaaatgacaactgGAGAGGGCAATATCTCAAATTAGTTTTAAGAAATCATTTAAAGAATGCCTGTTTTGGCAGCATGAGCTCCATGGGTGGGGCATTTACTCACTTTGTGGTCTGTGCTGCAAAAAGTGAATCACCCATGTGGGCTGCAACAGCTGCCCTAAGAATGAGCTGTCAGACGTGTGATTTCGGTAGAAATGAGTAAAGGCACTCGTTGCTGATCATACTGCCATTGCAGTGATAACTTCCACACTagcacctcccctccccccaggCCGCGGCCTCTGAAAATCAGTGAGTAAGGCACTTGTTTGGATAGCGGCTAGCCAGCAGACACGCCACCAAAGCACACAAACAGTTGCTCTGTCCTCCAAAGGCACGCTCTGTGCGACACATAGCATTCCAGCGCATGAAGTGGGCTTGGACAGTGCAGCTTTCCCCCCTCTGCTGAGAGGGGACGGGGATCTCATGGTGATATCCCTCGAGTGGAAACAACTGAGGCGGGATGCTGCCCCGACATGTACACCCCTCGGGTCATTATTTTAATAGCTCACTGTTGTTTGATCAGGGGAGCAGAGAGTGGGTCAGCAGAGCAGTTTTTGAAGAAAGCATCTTAGTAAGACTCTCTGCTGTGGGCTCAAATGGCTGAATGCCCATATTATAGCAAGTTGCAGACTCTCAGTACTAGAAGATATATCAACAAGAAGTGACTGAACACAGATGTATCAAAAAAACATTGTGGCAAGATAAGATTTTGCCAGTTTCAGGAGCCACCTGAAGTAACAACTAAAACCTGTACAAAGTCAGCACTAAGAGATAGTTTCTGCATTCTTGTCCTGTCAGCTAAATTACCAAGTGATGGTGCACAATGTTCCAAGGACATGCACCTGCCCCGAGGCTGAGGAAAACACTTGTCGTTACAGTGTAACTGAGCCTGATCCACGTCAGAGAGCCGCTTCACCGTCAGGCTCAAAATTATTACCAAAAGAATGCTTGCAATTTTTGAGAGTCCTGTGGTTTGCTATCAGGGACtctgagtttgcagctgagaaAACAAGATTCCAGTGTGTTTTCTATTgaatgttgtttaaaaaaaaaaatgaaataaagaaaataaagaaaaaagtccTGTGCAATTAAGAAAGCTTTGTTGGATTtgccccaccacacacacacacacacacactattgcgTCATcacttcttccctctctccaaaACAGTCTAGCACATCTGCTCTCTTCTTTTTGACTCCAGCCTTTAATCCACATAAGACTGAGGAGTATCAGCCGACCATGAAAAgaataaagcaaaacacacagaggagactTATCATATTAGTGCTCTTTATTCATACCATTTCTCGTGACATTTTAAATACAGCTACTAGGACTCTGCTTCCATTCGTATTGAGAAAGTGTGAATTCCAGACTTCTCGGCTGTGCTGACACACTGTCAGGTTGTTTCTTTGGACCGCTGCTGCTGGTATTTCACCTGTGAGTCTATGAATTAATTATATCTGCCATGAAAAGCATTTCTGCTGTCAGTGGATATTGATTTGACCAGTAGCCACACGGATCACAAGGTTGATAAGTTTGGCCCTTGCATTTTACTATTTAAGGCATATGGGTACTACAACAGTATAGCAATAAACAGATTTTACAGTGAGTGATAATTGAAAGCAAGAGAATATCGACATTCTGAGTAGCAACACTGTATGAGGCAATTAgactttaagtttttttttttttttttttttcctggaacaGTCATAAATTACTGAATTTGCTCTGGAGGCTTGACTGAACgtcgtgatttttttttttttttttttttttttttttgcaaagcacAAGATTTTCCACACAGATCAGTTTTGAACAACAAACATTCATGAGAAGAAGTGAATACACATGTGTTCAGCTACATGTCTCTCCATTGTTGTGGTTCAGCGCatatccccccaaaaaataataataaaactgaaatcataGTTTGTGCTGTCATCATCAGTGAATGCTGTCAGTTGGTGGCAAAGTAGAGTTACTGcataagaagaagaggaaaaaacaagggGATAAAAATAAGTGGACGAGTATATTTGCAGTCCCAAGCCCGACATTGAACTCCACAGCCAAAAAGCAACGTCCTCTtcaacttcttcttttttttttttttttttgcattgctaCAGGAAAACCTGtagtttttgtatttgaattcccaacaacacattaaacaaacaaaagaatctCTCTGTTTCTACAACAAACACAGTAGAGCCACTATGTAAGACATCACATAACCCTGAGAAAAGAACCACCAACAGGAGGAATACAGGAATGGAAGATTGCAGTCCAACTGGATGTCAAGTTCAGAGGCAGGGTTTACAAatcatcttttttccccccgatttattattattattattttttaaatttgtgttgaATAAgttgcacatacatacatacatgcaaaagTTGGAAAAACTACCCACTACTGCACATTTTAATGTTGCTGCAGTATTTATGGCTGTCTTGGTTGCAGTATGTCTTGCCATTTGCATCCTTCTCACATCtttcatattttgaaatatttgccAAAGCTTAATtcaaaatgtgtacatttttacattttgccatTGATAAAGCACAGCTATTATTACATAGTGCATTTTGCTTACTAGTCACTTTCTTTGACTGAAATgaagccattttttttaaactctcacCATGTACCATcaaattctaaaataaatattttactgttCTTTAAAAGAGTAAAAATTTTGCAAAGTTGCCCTCGTTTCCACATAAtgcaaaatgattaaaaagcaattaaaagcGTGAACACTTCAGTCATGTGTTACTCTGCAGAAGTAAAGACATTAATTTGTTCCCTAAGTGACAGGATTTTAAAGAATTGACAATTcgagacaggaaaacaacagtCTGAAGTGGGTTTACAAGCTCCTTTTTATCTCCTCGGTGTTACAACGTTTGACCGGTGTGGTGGTCACAACATGTCATCTGTGTTACTCCATATCTCAGAAAATACatggatttttatttcaaaataattataaaatgcaTACAGTGCCTCTTTACATGACATGAAACGACTAATATTAATCTCAAATATGAACCCTGCTGCCTTGTGCAAAGGAGGAACAGTAACAGGGATGACATGttggaaaagaggaagaaaatgaataacaatCAATGCAGTTCATGTCAAGTGCTATAAGCAGATAGTGACTATTTTAAGTCAACTTTTAATACAAATGATTCCAATACACTTTGCACCTGTGTATAACGAATGTATGAATGAACCAGGGAAAACATGGCCACTGCACTGTAGTATTATTCCTGTTTTGACATTAATATCTAACACCATGATCAAGAGAGCGAGTAAGGACTGTTTGGTAAACTGCACATTTGAGCAGCATGTTTTTCAACTTCAGGAGTTAAAGCTTGAATTAGCTCCTTGGCTTGAGACAGTATGATATAGTTACAACATCTCAGATCATGGGTGATGCAGATCCTGAGTGGCATTCATAAGTTAGTTTAGTGTGTAGGCcacaattacaagaaaaataaaataaaattaaacaaggGGTAATCAATCATGTaaaacaatgttgtttttgtttttcaactaTAATCATTAGAATCATTTAATGTAATGAAAAGACActttaaaaataattgtttgCATATTAATATGGTACAGTAATCTGGTGTAATGGGGAAAATTCCttataacaaaatgaaatataattatAAACACTCCATCCATCACTTTCAAACGGCTGCGTTTGTGCCAGTAACAGATAGGTGTGCTGACTTGTGACTTATAGtgaactgccaaaaaaaaaaacaaaacaagcaggcACAGGATTTGCAAAGGAGGTTTGACACACACTGGCCTAACCAATAAAATCAAGAACAGcgacagatgaaacaaaatcaACCGGTCCTAAAGGCACCCTATTCGTGTCATGGCTATTTACAATATGCTTCATTTGCATATCAGATACTTAATGTCATGAAATGCACTAAATTAACTTCCACTGAACTGTATGATCACAGCCACTGGATAAAGCTGATATTTAGACAGTTGCCAGTAAATTGTATCACTATGGAACTATTTGCATAGCCTCACTTAATGAAttttaattgattatttttcttttctgattgCGTTTAATTAGTCGAGCTACATGGAATGCACTGCCAACAGAGGAGGAAATTGACTCCTGCGACACTGGGGGTGATTTAGGAGAAGTGAGCTCATATTGTGCCCATAAAACTTCACAACTGCATTAAAACTTGTCAAGATGCATTAGACGTGACAATACCAAACTCCCCAAATTGGAGGCCTTGGGCGAAAACAGTTTAAGAGCCACGATTCTGCAAGTCAGTGGAAATATTGTGTACAGCAAAATTAAGCTACTGAGCTGTAACCTATCAATGGAATGTGACTGCATTGCAGTGCTgcacaggtgagagagagagggcgggtGGGGGGGAGCAAGAGCAAGATGATGTGAGGATGGGAGACAGGAGACTCATGCTCTGGTTATATATCACTAATGACCATGGTAAGCACTGGATTGTTATTTCTAATTATTCCCTTCATTATTGGAGCAGAGATGGTCACACGGTGTGATGGGACAACTTCACTGAAGCTTTCATCTGTGGACCCTCTCTGCACAGAGCATACATGAATGacttttgaatgaaatgaaaaggtaGCAGCTTGCTGGACCAAGTAAGAGCTTTTCAGCTTTGCAGTTAATTTACTACGGAGAGGGGGGCAAAAGGCGATGTTGCGCAGGATTAACCATGCTACAGTATTCTTGTCCCTTAACTATAATAAATTTGATTCAATACCACAAGTGGTAATGTGTGCAAATCCATGGAAAGTCTCTGGATAGATGTAgctatggcttttttttttttttagtctcaaGTGAATACTAGACTAATCTAAAACATCTCTTGTAAAGAAGATACTTATCCCTCCTAGCAGCTTTAGCTAATATGCTACAGtagaagtgggcgtggcttctcAAACGTCAGTCCACCCTCAGTTTCTTATGTGCTGAGCTTTCCATAGTTGGCGCCCCATTTGCATGTCCATTTGTTGATACAAGGGAGCCATTCTGGTGCTCCTTCTTATGAGACACACTATGCTTCTTGTACGTCTagtgggacagagagggagacagagaggagagaggcggaggcaaaatgtcagaaagatacaaaaaaaaaaaaaaaaaaccagtgtTTGTTGAATAAATTTCATTACAGCACAACTATTtatgatttgattgattttttaaaaaataatttttcctGTCATGCACGTGCCCCACTTGCATGGATTTATTGGACACCATTTTGTACAGTTGCAGTGGTCCAAATATTATAATATTCAGTCTTAAAGGAatgctccaacattttgggcaaaaacGGTATCAAACATGAAACATCATATCAATATCAGCAGACTATTTTTCTTTGTACATGAGAAGCAATTTACTCCTAATCTGCTGAATATCACAAAGTAACATGTATAAttgtatgaatatatatatatatatatatatatatatatatgtatgtatatgtctgTATTTAACATGTACTTAAATAACAAAATGCATCATATCGAAATTACACCTGCTGCAAGCTCCAAGTTAGGAGAGGTCAATTATAAACCTGTCCACAAAAGAAGCAGCTGTGTGTAAATACACAGTGGCTACAGTATAGGCACAAATCTATAGCTTATACTGAACACATGAATTAATAATTAACACAACTCACCTGAATGTAGAAGTTTGAGAACAGGATGATGAGCGTGACCATGTAACCTATTTGGAAATACAGCCAGCCCTTAGGGAAACTGCATGGCCATC is a genomic window of Myripristis murdjan chromosome 15, fMyrMur1.1, whole genome shotgun sequence containing:
- the fbxo9 gene encoding F-box only protein 9, with the protein product MAEENADIGGTVEDEDESSDDPNLQLELNVFRAQWMSELKPNSGASGLSNGPPRAADVKRTQELVREQKATELFLKAVDEEQNGAVYEAIKYYRRAMQLVPDIEFKINYNRPADTDRVGGNYMEENDVDGEIEDLLAYFQQQLTLEGSPPKICTPVLETNQMHISALPPEVLMYIFRWVVSTDLDMRALEQLSLVSRGFYICARDPEIWRSACLRVWGRNCTKLVPFTSWRQMFLERPRVRFDGVYISKTSYIRQGEESLDGFYRAWHQVEYYRYLRFFPDGQVMMLTTPEEPLTIVPRLRSRNTRMDSVLLGHYRLSQETDNQTKVFVVVCKRKEEKAAEIPRNRFCRRNPAPEAEHSFHVGLQLSSGGRQRFSKLAWIHHSCHITYRPTGETVVSAFDLDKMYTPFFFARVKSYTAFSERPL